Proteins from one Scylla paramamosain isolate STU-SP2022 chromosome 3, ASM3559412v1, whole genome shotgun sequence genomic window:
- the LOC135096693 gene encoding uncharacterized protein LOC135096693 has translation MLSVASGAKVQHATVKKALERLMVDVARNQRLLQELKHHLPTPAIRQFPTPAIRHLPTPATRHPPIPNTRHPPPVFDYCFDPFMGLAFQWPPTIRHPTSAISYLPTPAIRSPPPLNNRRPLPQPPNTRHPPPPNGRHPPSATSQHPPSTICQHP, from the exons ATGTTGAGCGTGGCGTCAGGTGCCAAGGTGCAGCACGCCACGGTGAAGAAGGCCCTGGAGCGGCTGATGGTCGACGTGGCGCGGAACCAGCGCCTCCTCCAGGAGCTAAAACACCACCTCCCAACACCGGCCATCCGCCAATTCCCAACACCGGCCatccgccacctcccaacacccGCCACCCGCCATCCACCAATTCCCAACACCCGCCATCCGCCaccagtttttgactactgctttgacccttttatgggactggcatttcagtgg CCACCCACTATCCGCCATCCGACATCCGCCATCAGCTACCTCCCAACACCCGCCATCCGTAGTCCGCCACCTCTGAACAACCGCCGTCCTCTACCACAACCTCCCAACACCCGCCATCCGCCACCTCCTAACGGCCGCCATCCGCCatccgccacctcccaacacccGCCATCCACCATCTGCCAACACCCCTGA